A single genomic interval of Trachemys scripta elegans isolate TJP31775 chromosome 3, CAS_Tse_1.0, whole genome shotgun sequence harbors:
- the PHF3 gene encoding PHD finger protein 3 isoform X3 — translation MVGCGRCDDWFHGDCVGLSLSQAQRMGEEDKEYVCVKCCAEEDKKTESCDQNILDTQLKLEAYREDRTMECEKPGMSKQTHTGNPSVTNERAKQTDDTMKHKVKIFRRESGDVRNLSECRDSDNKKGQVPIRKMGQTVTLPRRCSEEKSEKINKDSLNVSCSSEKTIKSGVHEKQEFKKKKTEKGGSTGNIPPPAVPASKPSADQIRQSVRQSLKEILMKRLTDSSLKIPEERAAKVATRIEKELFSFFRDTDSKYKNKYRSLMFNLKDPKNNILFKRVLKGEVTPDHLIRMSPEELASKELAAWRQRENRHTIEMIEKEQREVERRPITKITHKGEIEIESDAPIKEQEVAMEIQEPTMIKLVEKTEEIEKDKEVDESSFSDTTSQHKNHLFDLNCKICIGRMAPPTDDLSAKNVKVSVGVARKQSDNEAENIADALSATSNILASELLEDDKQELSKPAFSSIPRSETPGTVESETLFLARLNFIWKGFINMPSVAKFVIKAYPVSGSFEYLTEDLPDSIQVGGRISPHTVWEYVEKIKASGTKEICVVRFTPVTEEDQISYALLFAYFSSRKRYGVAANNMKQVKDLYLIPLGASDKIPHHLVPFDGPGIEIHRPNLLLGLIIRQKMKRQISASTSVVDEIPENAPSNLPPEKKSKSSKPDVSSTEVVVEEEEEENDFFNSFTTVLHKQRNKPQQSNTEEMSAVIEPVVESIKHEPPKPLRFLPGVLVGWENQSSTLELANKPLPVDDILQSLLGTTGQIYEHHQSVVDQCASQEMPLFAEQTSLKEEKMNVAEETADEAIETKTRLDDSQESTDVTVTMDTPVAGTSCSAGTVGTLISLSLKGKPPDVSTEAFLTNLSVQSQSKETEECKETDPKWQLYDTENVLQESKRTTNSSFSSSSSNAGKASGDNNVNIGSAESIIANTSKSPQFINLKRDPRQAAGRSQQINASENKEGDTNRNEERQNIQSDISGSEQMEMENKQSGEKGLNVYQSGSQTSEMQCTSAPTKTDNVCASQMEETKHLQEDTPMKNIETVHSFRRGPAITSSHFEKENSSHSEFTSKVPSPVMSGNFSPVRPQQHNFQHLKSNLPGFQFQTLSPPNFPPQNSPMFGFPPHLPPPLLPPPGFGFAQNPMIPWPPVVHLSGQPPHYVGPIVQGPSLAHKQSRFPGPENFYQSKDNKRPERRHSDPWGRQEQHLERGFSRGKSDQHRQRFYSESHHQKKDRHEKECNSEKYWEQDSERNRRKDRNQEKEREKKSREEGHRDKERLRLSHSDRGSDGKSSRESRNPEKKIDKPKSEEHSHEKDKEREKSRERHRERESEKNRDRHHKDRDHNDRAKSKR, via the exons ATGGTAGGCTGTGGTAGGTGTGATGATTGGTTTCATGGTGACTGTGTTGGGTTGAGTCTTTCTCAAGCACAACGAATGGGAGAAGAAGATAaagaatatgtgtgtgtgaaatgttgTGCTGAAGAAGACAAAAAAACAGAATCTTGTGATCAAAATATACTGGACACTCAACTGAAACTTGAAGCATATAGAGAAGATAGAACAATGGAATGTGAAAAACCTGGGATGTCAAAGCAAACTCATACTGGTAATCCCAGTGTAACAAATGAGAGAGCTAAGCAGACAGATGATACAATGAAGCACAAAGTCAAAATTTTTAGACGG GAATCAGGTGATGTGAGGAATTTGTCAGAATGCAGAGATTCTGATAATAAAAAAGGGCAAGTTCCTATTCGGAAGATGGGACAAACAGTTACACTTCCTCGTCGATGCTCTGAAgagaaaagtgaaaaaataaataaagattctCTTAATGTTTCTTGCTCAAGTGAAAAGACCATAAAATCAG GTGTTCACGAGAAACAAGAattcaagaaaaagaaaactgagaaagGGGGATCAACTGGTAATATACCTCCACCAGCTGTGCCAGCTTCCAAGCCTTCTGCTGATCAGATAAGACAAAGTGTCAGACAGTCTCTTAAAGAAATTCTGATGAAAAG ACTTACAGACTCCAGTTTGAAGATTCCTGAGGAAAGAGCAGCAAAAGTTGCCACAAGGATTGAAAaagaactgttttctttttttcggGACACAGATTCTAAATATAAGAACAAATACAGAAGTTTGATGTTCAATCTAAAGGATCCCAAAAATAAT ATATTATTTAAGAGAGTACTGAAAGGAGAGGTTACCCCTGATCATCTCATAAGAATGAGCCCAGAAGAGCTGGCTTCTAAAGAGCTAGCTGCTTGGAGACAAAGAGAAAACAGACAC ACGATTGAAATGATTGAGAAAGAGCAGAGGGAAGTCGAAAGGCGACCAATAACAAAAATTACTCACAAAGGAGAAATAGAAATTGAGAGTGATGCTCCAATAAAAGAACAAGAAGTAGCTATGGAAATTCAG GAACCTACTATGATAAAGCTGGTAGAGAAGACAGAAGAGATTGAAAAAGATAAAGAAGTAGATGAATCTTCATTTTCGGATACAACAAGTCAACACAAAAATCATCTCTTTGATCTTAACTGTAAAATCTGCATAG GTCGAATGGCACCACCTACTGATGACCTTTCTGCAAAAAATGTGAAAGTGTCTGTAGGAGTTGCACGTAAACAGTCAGACAATGAAGCAGAAAACATAGCAGATGCACTTTCTGCAACGTCAAATATTTTAGCCTCTGAATTATTAGAAGACGATAAACAAGAATTGTCAAAGCCAGCATTCTCATCTATCCCAAG ATCAGAGACGCCTGGTACTGTTGAAAGTGAAACTCTGTTCTTGGCTCGACTGAACTTCATCTGGAAAGGCTTTATCAATATGCCTTCTGTAGCAAAGTTTGTTATCAAGGCCTACCCAGTCTCTGGCTCTTTTGAGTATTTAACTGAG GACTTGCCAGATAGTATCCAAGTAGGTGGCAGGATATCACCTCACACTGTTTGGGAGTATgtagaaaaaataaaagcttcagGAACCAAG gaaatttgTGTAGTTCGCTTCACCCCGGTAACTGAAGAGGATCAAATTTCCTATGCTTTGCTGTTTGCATACTTCAGCAGCAGGAAGCGTTATGGTGTAGCTGCCAATAACATGAAGCAAGTGAAGGATTTGTATCTTATCCCTTTAGGTGCCTCAGACAAAATTCCACATCATCTTGTACCTTTTGATGGACCTG GGATTGAAATACATCGACCGAATCTGTTGTTGGGTTTGATAATTCGTCAAAAAATGAAGAGACAGATTAGTGCTAGCACTAGCGTTGTGGATGAAATCCCTGAAAATGCCCCGAGTAACTTgcctccagaaaaaaaaagcaaatcgAGCAAGCCTGATGTCTCTAGTACTGAAGTAGTagtagaagaggaggaggaagaaaatgatttttttaattccttcacAACTGTGTTACATAAGCAGAGAAATAAGCCTCAACAATCTAATACAGAAGAAATGTCAGCAGTTATTGAACCTGTAGTAGAAAGCATCAAACATGAGCCACCAAAGCCACTgagatttcttcctggagttcttgTTGGATGGGAAAATCAGTCTTCTACTCTTGAACTAGCAAATAAACCACTGCCTGTAGATGATATTCTTCAAAGTCTTTTGGGTACTACAGGACAGATATATGAACACCATCAGTCAGTGGTGGACCAGTGTGCTAGTCAAGAAATGCCTTTATTTGCTGAACAAACAagcttaaaagaagaaaaaatgaatgTTGCTGAAGAAACTGCTGATGAAGCTATAGAAACTAAGACTAGACTAGATGATTCACAAGAATCCACTGATGTTACAGTAACAATGGACACACCAGTTGCAGGGACCTCATGTTCTGCAGGAACTGTAGGAACTCTGATAAGTTTAAGTCTTAAGGGAAAACCACCAGATGTTTCTACAGAAGCATTTTTAACAAACTTATCTGTTCAATCACAGAGCAAGGAAACTGAGGAGTGTAAAGAAACTGATCCAAAGTGGCAGCTGTATGACACAGAGAATGTTTTGCAAGAAAGCAAAAGGACCACAAATTCtagcttctcttcttcctcatcaaATGCAGGTAAAGCAAGTGGTGATAACAATGTTAACATAGGTTCTGCTGAAAGTATAATTGCTAATACTTCCAAATCTCCACAGTTCATTAATCTTAAAAGGGACCCAAGACAAGCAGCTGGACGAAGCCAACAGATTAATGCTTCAGAAAATAAGGAAGGGGACACTAACAGAAATGAAGAAAGACAAAATATACAATCAGACATCTCTGGAAGTGAGCAAATGGAGATGGAAAATAAACAGTCGGGAGAAAAGGGCTTAAACGTGTATCAAAGTGGTAGTCAGACATCTGAGATGCAGTGTACCTCTGCTCCAACTAAAACAGATAATGTATGTGCTTCACAAATGGAAGAGACAAAACACTTACAGGAAGATACACCGATGAAAAATATTGAAACAGTGCACTCATTTAGAAGAGGACCAGCAATAACCTCAtctcattttgaaaaagaaaattcttCTCATTCTGAATTCACTTCCAAAGTCCCCAGCCCAGTTATGAGTGGAAACTTCTCACCAGTTAGACCTCAGCAGCACAATTTTCAGCATCTtaaatctaatctacctggatttcagtttcAAACACTTTCACCTCCTAACTTCCCCCCCCAGAACAGCCCCATGTTTGGATTTCCTCCTCATCTACCACCTCcacttcttcctcctccaggTTTTGGTTTTGCTCAAAATCCTATGATACCATGGCCACCTGTTGTTCATTTATCAGGTCAGCCACCACATTACGTTGGACCCATTGTGCAAGGGCCATCGCTGGCTCATAAACAATCAAGATTTCCAGGGCCAGAAAACTTTTATCAGAGTAAAGACAATAAGAGACCAGAAAGACGCCATAGTGACCCTTGGGGCAGACAAGAACAACATTTAGAGAGAGGGTTCAGTAGGGGAAAAAGTGATCAGCATAGACAAAGGTTTTATAGTGAATCCCACCACCAAAAGAAAGACAGACATGAAAAAGAGTGCAACAGTGAAAAATACTGGGAACAGGATTCTGAAAGGAATAGACGGAAAGACAGAAACcaggaaaaagagagggagaagaaaagcagagaggaaggacaTAGAGACAAAGAGAGGTTACGACTTTCACACAGTGATAGGGGATCTGATGGAAAATCCTCTAGGGAGAGTAGAAATCCAGAAAAAAAGATAGATAAACCTAAAAGTGAAGAACATTCTCATGAAAAGGataaagagagggagaaaagtAGGGAGAGACATAGAGAACGAGAAAGTGAAAAGAACAGAGACAGACATCACAAAGACAGGGACCACAATGACAGAGCTAAAAGCAAAAGGTAA